The Phyllostomus discolor isolate MPI-MPIP mPhyDis1 chromosome 4, mPhyDis1.pri.v3, whole genome shotgun sequence genome window below encodes:
- the LOC114494861 gene encoding 60S ribosomal protein L23a-like, translating into MTLKVKEEAPAPPKAEAKAKTLKAKKAVLKGAHSHKERRSASGAKDTPALKVICAEDRRQLVFVVDVKANKPWVRRAVKKLYDIDAAKVNIQIRPDGKKKAAVQLAPNYELWMLPTKLGASKLSIAG; encoded by the exons AtgacactgaaagtgaaggaggAAGCCCCTGCTCCTCCCAAAGCTGAAGCCAAAGCAAAGACTTTGAAGGCAAAGAAGGCAGTGCTGAAAGGCGCCCACAGCCACAAAGAAAGAAGATCCGCTTCTGGGGCCAAAGACACCCCGGCTCTGAAG GTCATCTGTGCAGAAGACAGAAGGCAACTTGTGTTTGTTGTGGATGTGAAGGCCAACAAGCCCTGGGTCAGACGGGCTGTGAAGAAGCTCTATGACATTGATGCAGCCAAGGTCAACATCCAGATCAGGCCTGATGGAAAGAAGAAGGCTGCAGTTCAACTGGCTCCCAACTATGAGCTTTGGATGTTGCCAACAAAGTTGGGAGCATCTAAACTGAGTATAGCTGGCTAA